A stretch of DNA from Clostridium sp. JN-9:
CTATAGAAAGAAAGTATTTGAAAGCCTGGATGAAAATTTAGCCGCTGACACATTAGAGGAAATTGATCCTGAATTTCAGGCGGACATTATTGAAAGCCTCAGCCAGTCCAAAACATCAGAGGTTCTTGATAATATGCCAAATGATGAAATAGCTGATATATTAGATGAAGTTGACGAAGAAGTAGCTGAAAGAATTCTTTTAAATATGGAAAAAGACGATGCAGATCAGGTTAGAAGCCTTATGCTATATGAAGATGAAACTGTTGGAAGCATTATGAATAAGGATTTTATATCCTTTAATATAAATATTACAGTAGGAGAAACCATTGAACTGCTTAGAGAAATAAAGCCTGAAGAAGAAGTTATGCATTACATTTTTATAGTTGACGAAGAAGAAAGGCTTCAGGGTGTAATATCCTTAAGAGATTTAATTATGGCGGAAAGCAGCTGCAAAATAAAAGATATAATGAGTACAGAAGTTATTTCAATAGAAGATAGTGACTATATAGAAGATGCTATTGAAATAGCTGTTAAATATGACCTTCTTTCTCTACCAGTAATAGATAAAAATAAAAAATTATGCGGAATAATTATTATGAATGATATTGTGGAAGATATACTTGTACCAACTTGGAGAAAAAGATTTAAAAAGGTAGTCTAAGAGGGAAGGAATATAAATGAAAGCAAAAAAGAAAATATTTATGATATTAAGCATTATAGGGCCGGGAATAATTACAGCTAATGCGGGAAATGATGCAGGCGGTGTTACAACTTACTCTGCAGTTGGGGCTCAGTATGGATATTCAATGCTGTGGGGAATGTTTGCCATTGCCATTGGACTTGCAGTTGTTCAGGAAATGAATGCCAGAATGGCAGTTGTTACAGGTAAGGGATTATCTGACTTAATCAGGGAAAGATTTGGAGTAAGATGGGCTTTTTTTGCAATGCTTATTCTGCTTATTGCAAATCTTGGAGTTTGCATAGGAGACTTTGCGGGTATAGCTGCAAGCTTGGAACTGTTTAAAATAAGCAAATATATTACTATTCCTTTTTTTACGCTGCTTATATGGCTTTTACTTACCAAAGGAACTTATTCTAAGGCAGAGAAGGTATTTTTAATATTGACTCTTACATTCTTCAGTTATGTTATAACTGCATTTATGTTAAAACCAGATTGGAACTCAGTAATTTCCAATGTATTTCATCCCAAAGCTGATTTTGATAAAAACTATTTTCTTGTTTTAATAGGAATGGTTGGTACTACTATTACTCCATATATGCAGTTCTATCTGCAGTCTTCAGTGGTTGATAAGGGAATTTCATTGAAAGAATATAAATATGAAAAGATGGATGTATACCTTGGAACATTCTGGGGGATCCTGACTGCACTTTTTATTACTGTATGTACTGCTGAAACACTACATAAGGCTGGAATTAATATTACTTCAGCTCA
This window harbors:
- a CDS encoding Nramp family divalent metal transporter, which produces MKAKKKIFMILSIIGPGIITANAGNDAGGVTTYSAVGAQYGYSMLWGMFAIAIGLAVVQEMNARMAVVTGKGLSDLIRERFGVRWAFFAMLILLIANLGVCIGDFAGIAASLELFKISKYITIPFFTLLIWLLLTKGTYSKAEKVFLILTLTFFSYVITAFMLKPDWNSVISNVFHPKADFDKNYFLVLIGMVGTTITPYMQFYLQSSVVDKGISLKEYKYEKMDVYLGTFWGILTALFITVCTAETLHKAGINITSAQDAALALKPLAGNYSFILFAIGLFGASFLACCIIPLSTAYAVCEAFGFESGLDNKIKEAPVFFSLFLFMLLASAIIVLLPKVSLISIILITQQVAGVLCPVVLIFMIKLVNDKEVMGDYVNTRMQNFISKATVVLIVVLTLLAFIMNFL
- a CDS encoding CBS domain-containing protein, coding for MEKAYNFFLSNVLYKKVYDEFGESIGKLYDIYVTTEEGLPRAIAYKIKKDGEMFNYEFKNINFYNDNGKIVIKCSEAREIMLRKYSYLLSKHLLDRQIVDINGKKLVRVNDLRIAEIAGELRVIAVDTGIMALGRRLGAEKLFKDVYKLLKIKPADSLIMWDNVESLEMINDNLKLSVPYKKLSKLHPADLADILEEMDINYRKKVFESLDENLAADTLEEIDPEFQADIIESLSQSKTSEVLDNMPNDEIADILDEVDEEVAERILLNMEKDDADQVRSLMLYEDETVGSIMNKDFISFNINITVGETIELLREIKPEEEVMHYIFIVDEEERLQGVISLRDLIMAESSCKIKDIMSTEVISIEDSDYIEDAIEIAVKYDLLSLPVIDKNKKLCGIIIMNDIVEDILVPTWRKRFKKVV